Proteins co-encoded in one Perca flavescens isolate YP-PL-M2 chromosome 11, PFLA_1.0, whole genome shotgun sequence genomic window:
- the gulp1a gene encoding PTB domain-containing engulfment adapter protein 1 isoform X1: MNRAFNRKKDKSWMHTPEALAKHYIPYNAKFLGNTEVEAPKGTEVVKDAVRKLKFQRHIKKSEGQKTPKVELQISIYGVKILDPKTKDVQHNCQLHRISFCADDKTDKRIFTFICKDSESNKHLCYVFDSEKCAEEITLTIGQAFDLAYKKFLESGGKDVETRKQIGTLQKRIQELETENSELKQQLQDLEEQLMIAHVPPPLHINATNEAYMLQRPSSLFWCHSISCLEISSVTLTPMSSPESNLSSGLLTPPPAKPALLAPKPTEGCSIPRPRAGSICMKPQMSTDVFDMVPFSTVTPLEPVLASNGCPPPPPTTLPPDIRKDLFGAEPFDPFTCGSADFPPDIQSKLDEMQEGFKMGLTLEGTVFSLDPLDSRC; this comes from the exons ATAAATCATGGATGCACACCCCGGAAGCACTGGCCAAGCACTACATCCCCTACAATGCCAAG TTCCTTGGAAACACCGAAGTTGAAGCCCCAAAAGGCACCGAAGTTGTAAAGGATGCAGTCCGAAAGCTGAAG TTTCAGAGACATATCAAGAAGTCAGAGGGACAGAAGACTCCTAAAGTGGAATTACAGATCTCCATTTATGGTGTGAAGATACTAGATCCCAAGACAAAA GATGTGCAGCATAACTGTCAGTTACACAGGATATCCTTTTGTGCAGATGACAAAACGGACAAAAGGATTTTTACTTTCATCTGCAAAGACTCCGAGTCCAACAAACACCTCTGCTATGTGTTTGACAGTGAAAAGTGT GCAGAAGAAATTACTCTAACGATCGGTCAGGCCTTTGACTTGGCCTACAAAAAGTTCCTGGAGTCTGGAGGCAAAGACGTGGAAACCAGGAAACAGATTGGAACCCTACAGAAAAGA ATTCAAGAACTggaaacagaaaactctgagttAAAGCAACAGCTTCAAGATCTTGAAGAGCAGCTGATGATAGCGCATGTGCCGCCA ccACTGCATATAAACGCAACCAATGAAGCGTACATGCTGCAGAggccctcctctctcttctggTGTCACAGCATCTCCTGTCTGGAGATCTCCTCTGTCACGCTCACTCCTATGAGCTCGCCTGAGTCCAACTTGTCCAGCGGGCTACTAACTCCTCCGCCTGCCAAACCCGCTCTCCTTGCTCCTAAGCCTACCGAGGGATGCAGCATCCCGCGGCCTCGC GCGGGGAGCATCTGCATGAAACCCCAGATGTCTACAGACGTTTTCGACATGGTTCCCTTCTCCACTGTGACGCCGCTGGAGCCCGTACTGGCCAGCAACGGCtgcccaccaccaccaccgacCACATTACCACCAGATATAA GGAAAgacctgtttggtgctgagccgTTTGATCCGTTCACCTGCGGGTCGGCTGACTTTCCTCCAGATATCCAGTCAAAGCTGGACGAGATGCAG GAGGGGTTCAAAATGGGACTAACCTTAGAGGGCACCGTCTTCTCTCTGGA
- the gulp1a gene encoding PTB domain-containing engulfment adapter protein 1 isoform X2 produces MNRAFNRKKDKSWMHTPEALAKHYIPYNAKFLGNTEVEAPKGTEVVKDAVRKLKFQRHIKKSEGQKTPKVELQISIYGVKILDPKTKDVQHNCQLHRISFCADDKTDKRIFTFICKDSESNKHLCYVFDSEKCAEEITLTIGQAFDLAYKKFLESGGKDVETRKQIGTLQKRIQELETENSELKQQLQDLEEQLMIAHVPPPLHINATNEAYMLQRPSSLFWCHSISCLEISSVTLTPMSSPESNLSSGLLTPPPAKPALLAPKPTEGCSIPRPRAGSICMKPQMSTDVFDMVPFSTVTPLEPVLASNGCPPPPPTTLPPDIRKDLFGAEPFDPFTCGSADFPPDIQSKLDEMQRQRWRGSKWD; encoded by the exons ATAAATCATGGATGCACACCCCGGAAGCACTGGCCAAGCACTACATCCCCTACAATGCCAAG TTCCTTGGAAACACCGAAGTTGAAGCCCCAAAAGGCACCGAAGTTGTAAAGGATGCAGTCCGAAAGCTGAAG TTTCAGAGACATATCAAGAAGTCAGAGGGACAGAAGACTCCTAAAGTGGAATTACAGATCTCCATTTATGGTGTGAAGATACTAGATCCCAAGACAAAA GATGTGCAGCATAACTGTCAGTTACACAGGATATCCTTTTGTGCAGATGACAAAACGGACAAAAGGATTTTTACTTTCATCTGCAAAGACTCCGAGTCCAACAAACACCTCTGCTATGTGTTTGACAGTGAAAAGTGT GCAGAAGAAATTACTCTAACGATCGGTCAGGCCTTTGACTTGGCCTACAAAAAGTTCCTGGAGTCTGGAGGCAAAGACGTGGAAACCAGGAAACAGATTGGAACCCTACAGAAAAGA ATTCAAGAACTggaaacagaaaactctgagttAAAGCAACAGCTTCAAGATCTTGAAGAGCAGCTGATGATAGCGCATGTGCCGCCA ccACTGCATATAAACGCAACCAATGAAGCGTACATGCTGCAGAggccctcctctctcttctggTGTCACAGCATCTCCTGTCTGGAGATCTCCTCTGTCACGCTCACTCCTATGAGCTCGCCTGAGTCCAACTTGTCCAGCGGGCTACTAACTCCTCCGCCTGCCAAACCCGCTCTCCTTGCTCCTAAGCCTACCGAGGGATGCAGCATCCCGCGGCCTCGC GCGGGGAGCATCTGCATGAAACCCCAGATGTCTACAGACGTTTTCGACATGGTTCCCTTCTCCACTGTGACGCCGCTGGAGCCCGTACTGGCCAGCAACGGCtgcccaccaccaccaccgacCACATTACCACCAGATATAA GGAAAgacctgtttggtgctgagccgTTTGATCCGTTCACCTGCGGGTCGGCTGACTTTCCTCCAGATATCCAGTCAAAGCTGGACGAGATGCAG CGTCAGAGATG GAGGGGTTCAAAATGGGACTAA
- the gulp1a gene encoding PTB domain-containing engulfment adapter protein 1 isoform X6 — MNRAFNRKKDKSWMHTPEALAKHYIPYNAKFLGNTEVEAPKGTEVVKDAVRKLKFQRHIKKSEGQKTPKVELQISIYGVKILDPKTKDVQHNCQLHRISFCADDKTDKRIFTFICKDSESNKHLCYVFDSEKCAEEITLTIGQAFDLAYKKFLESGGKDVETRKQIGTLQKRIQELETENSELKQQLQDLEEQLMIAHVPPAGSICMKPQMSTDVFDMVPFSTVTPLEPVLASNGCPPPPPTTLPPDIRKDLFGAEPFDPFTCGSADFPPDIQSKLDEMQRQRWRGSKWD, encoded by the exons ATAAATCATGGATGCACACCCCGGAAGCACTGGCCAAGCACTACATCCCCTACAATGCCAAG TTCCTTGGAAACACCGAAGTTGAAGCCCCAAAAGGCACCGAAGTTGTAAAGGATGCAGTCCGAAAGCTGAAG TTTCAGAGACATATCAAGAAGTCAGAGGGACAGAAGACTCCTAAAGTGGAATTACAGATCTCCATTTATGGTGTGAAGATACTAGATCCCAAGACAAAA GATGTGCAGCATAACTGTCAGTTACACAGGATATCCTTTTGTGCAGATGACAAAACGGACAAAAGGATTTTTACTTTCATCTGCAAAGACTCCGAGTCCAACAAACACCTCTGCTATGTGTTTGACAGTGAAAAGTGT GCAGAAGAAATTACTCTAACGATCGGTCAGGCCTTTGACTTGGCCTACAAAAAGTTCCTGGAGTCTGGAGGCAAAGACGTGGAAACCAGGAAACAGATTGGAACCCTACAGAAAAGA ATTCAAGAACTggaaacagaaaactctgagttAAAGCAACAGCTTCAAGATCTTGAAGAGCAGCTGATGATAGCGCATGTGCCGCCA GCGGGGAGCATCTGCATGAAACCCCAGATGTCTACAGACGTTTTCGACATGGTTCCCTTCTCCACTGTGACGCCGCTGGAGCCCGTACTGGCCAGCAACGGCtgcccaccaccaccaccgacCACATTACCACCAGATATAA GGAAAgacctgtttggtgctgagccgTTTGATCCGTTCACCTGCGGGTCGGCTGACTTTCCTCCAGATATCCAGTCAAAGCTGGACGAGATGCAG CGTCAGAGATG GAGGGGTTCAAAATGGGACTAA
- the gulp1a gene encoding PTB domain-containing engulfment adapter protein 1 isoform X3, which translates to MHTPEALAKHYIPYNAKFLGNTEVEAPKGTEVVKDAVRKLKFQRHIKKSEGQKTPKVELQISIYGVKILDPKTKDVQHNCQLHRISFCADDKTDKRIFTFICKDSESNKHLCYVFDSEKCAEEITLTIGQAFDLAYKKFLESGGKDVETRKQIGTLQKRIQELETENSELKQQLQDLEEQLMIAHVPPPLHINATNEAYMLQRPSSLFWCHSISCLEISSVTLTPMSSPESNLSSGLLTPPPAKPALLAPKPTEGCSIPRPRAGSICMKPQMSTDVFDMVPFSTVTPLEPVLASNGCPPPPPTTLPPDIRKDLFGAEPFDPFTCGSADFPPDIQSKLDEMQEGFKMGLTLEGTVFSLDPLDSRC; encoded by the exons ATGCACACCCCGGAAGCACTGGCCAAGCACTACATCCCCTACAATGCCAAG TTCCTTGGAAACACCGAAGTTGAAGCCCCAAAAGGCACCGAAGTTGTAAAGGATGCAGTCCGAAAGCTGAAG TTTCAGAGACATATCAAGAAGTCAGAGGGACAGAAGACTCCTAAAGTGGAATTACAGATCTCCATTTATGGTGTGAAGATACTAGATCCCAAGACAAAA GATGTGCAGCATAACTGTCAGTTACACAGGATATCCTTTTGTGCAGATGACAAAACGGACAAAAGGATTTTTACTTTCATCTGCAAAGACTCCGAGTCCAACAAACACCTCTGCTATGTGTTTGACAGTGAAAAGTGT GCAGAAGAAATTACTCTAACGATCGGTCAGGCCTTTGACTTGGCCTACAAAAAGTTCCTGGAGTCTGGAGGCAAAGACGTGGAAACCAGGAAACAGATTGGAACCCTACAGAAAAGA ATTCAAGAACTggaaacagaaaactctgagttAAAGCAACAGCTTCAAGATCTTGAAGAGCAGCTGATGATAGCGCATGTGCCGCCA ccACTGCATATAAACGCAACCAATGAAGCGTACATGCTGCAGAggccctcctctctcttctggTGTCACAGCATCTCCTGTCTGGAGATCTCCTCTGTCACGCTCACTCCTATGAGCTCGCCTGAGTCCAACTTGTCCAGCGGGCTACTAACTCCTCCGCCTGCCAAACCCGCTCTCCTTGCTCCTAAGCCTACCGAGGGATGCAGCATCCCGCGGCCTCGC GCGGGGAGCATCTGCATGAAACCCCAGATGTCTACAGACGTTTTCGACATGGTTCCCTTCTCCACTGTGACGCCGCTGGAGCCCGTACTGGCCAGCAACGGCtgcccaccaccaccaccgacCACATTACCACCAGATATAA GGAAAgacctgtttggtgctgagccgTTTGATCCGTTCACCTGCGGGTCGGCTGACTTTCCTCCAGATATCCAGTCAAAGCTGGACGAGATGCAG GAGGGGTTCAAAATGGGACTAACCTTAGAGGGCACCGTCTTCTCTCTGGA
- the gulp1a gene encoding PTB domain-containing engulfment adapter protein 1 isoform X5, with translation MNRAFNRKKDKSWMHTPEALAKHYIPYNAKFLGNTEVEAPKGTEVVKDAVRKLKFQRHIKKSEGQKTPKVELQISIYGVKILDPKTKDVQHNCQLHRISFCADDKTDKRIFTFICKDSESNKHLCYVFDSEKCAEEITLTIGQAFDLAYKKFLESGGKDVETRKQIGTLQKRIQELETENSELKQQLQDLEEQLMIAHVPPAGSICMKPQMSTDVFDMVPFSTVTPLEPVLASNGCPPPPPTTLPPDIRKDLFGAEPFDPFTCGSADFPPDIQSKLDEMQEGFKMGLTLEGTVFSLDPLDSRC, from the exons ATAAATCATGGATGCACACCCCGGAAGCACTGGCCAAGCACTACATCCCCTACAATGCCAAG TTCCTTGGAAACACCGAAGTTGAAGCCCCAAAAGGCACCGAAGTTGTAAAGGATGCAGTCCGAAAGCTGAAG TTTCAGAGACATATCAAGAAGTCAGAGGGACAGAAGACTCCTAAAGTGGAATTACAGATCTCCATTTATGGTGTGAAGATACTAGATCCCAAGACAAAA GATGTGCAGCATAACTGTCAGTTACACAGGATATCCTTTTGTGCAGATGACAAAACGGACAAAAGGATTTTTACTTTCATCTGCAAAGACTCCGAGTCCAACAAACACCTCTGCTATGTGTTTGACAGTGAAAAGTGT GCAGAAGAAATTACTCTAACGATCGGTCAGGCCTTTGACTTGGCCTACAAAAAGTTCCTGGAGTCTGGAGGCAAAGACGTGGAAACCAGGAAACAGATTGGAACCCTACAGAAAAGA ATTCAAGAACTggaaacagaaaactctgagttAAAGCAACAGCTTCAAGATCTTGAAGAGCAGCTGATGATAGCGCATGTGCCGCCA GCGGGGAGCATCTGCATGAAACCCCAGATGTCTACAGACGTTTTCGACATGGTTCCCTTCTCCACTGTGACGCCGCTGGAGCCCGTACTGGCCAGCAACGGCtgcccaccaccaccaccgacCACATTACCACCAGATATAA GGAAAgacctgtttggtgctgagccgTTTGATCCGTTCACCTGCGGGTCGGCTGACTTTCCTCCAGATATCCAGTCAAAGCTGGACGAGATGCAG GAGGGGTTCAAAATGGGACTAACCTTAGAGGGCACCGTCTTCTCTCTGGA
- the gulp1a gene encoding PTB domain-containing engulfment adapter protein 1 isoform X4 has protein sequence MNRAFNRKKDKSWMHTPEALAKHYIPYNAKFLGNTEVEAPKGTEVVKDAVRKLKFQRHIKKSEGQKTPKVELQISIYGVKILDPKTKDVQHNCQLHRISFCADDKTDKRIFTFICKDSESNKHLCYVFDSEKCAEEITLTIGQAFDLAYKKFLESGGKDVETRKQIGTLQKRIQELETENSELKQQLQDLEEQLMIAHVPPPLHINATNEAYMLQRPSSLFWCHSISCLEISSVTLTPMSSPESNLSSGLLTPPPAKPALLAPKPTEGCSIPRPRAGSICMKPQMSTDVFDMVPFSTVTPLEPVLASNGCPPPPPTTLPPDIRKDLFGAEPFDPFTCGSADFPPDIQSKLDEMQRQR, from the exons ATAAATCATGGATGCACACCCCGGAAGCACTGGCCAAGCACTACATCCCCTACAATGCCAAG TTCCTTGGAAACACCGAAGTTGAAGCCCCAAAAGGCACCGAAGTTGTAAAGGATGCAGTCCGAAAGCTGAAG TTTCAGAGACATATCAAGAAGTCAGAGGGACAGAAGACTCCTAAAGTGGAATTACAGATCTCCATTTATGGTGTGAAGATACTAGATCCCAAGACAAAA GATGTGCAGCATAACTGTCAGTTACACAGGATATCCTTTTGTGCAGATGACAAAACGGACAAAAGGATTTTTACTTTCATCTGCAAAGACTCCGAGTCCAACAAACACCTCTGCTATGTGTTTGACAGTGAAAAGTGT GCAGAAGAAATTACTCTAACGATCGGTCAGGCCTTTGACTTGGCCTACAAAAAGTTCCTGGAGTCTGGAGGCAAAGACGTGGAAACCAGGAAACAGATTGGAACCCTACAGAAAAGA ATTCAAGAACTggaaacagaaaactctgagttAAAGCAACAGCTTCAAGATCTTGAAGAGCAGCTGATGATAGCGCATGTGCCGCCA ccACTGCATATAAACGCAACCAATGAAGCGTACATGCTGCAGAggccctcctctctcttctggTGTCACAGCATCTCCTGTCTGGAGATCTCCTCTGTCACGCTCACTCCTATGAGCTCGCCTGAGTCCAACTTGTCCAGCGGGCTACTAACTCCTCCGCCTGCCAAACCCGCTCTCCTTGCTCCTAAGCCTACCGAGGGATGCAGCATCCCGCGGCCTCGC GCGGGGAGCATCTGCATGAAACCCCAGATGTCTACAGACGTTTTCGACATGGTTCCCTTCTCCACTGTGACGCCGCTGGAGCCCGTACTGGCCAGCAACGGCtgcccaccaccaccaccgacCACATTACCACCAGATATAA GGAAAgacctgtttggtgctgagccgTTTGATCCGTTCACCTGCGGGTCGGCTGACTTTCCTCCAGATATCCAGTCAAAGCTGGACGAGATGCAG CGTCAGAGATG A